One Bacillus sp. 1780r2a1 DNA segment encodes these proteins:
- the fliJ gene encoding flagellar export protein FliJ: protein MTYQFKLAKVMTIKQDEKNRLLAQYNESVQYFEQVGQELYDKLKQKEELLEVQAKKFKSGLVISEIKFFQQALESVEVTIANLQRDVMLARQQMSMRELKLQEKNIECKKYEKLKDKSYTSYLKTQGDAESKQMDEISLQQFMLHRN from the coding sequence GTGACGTATCAATTTAAGTTGGCAAAAGTCATGACGATCAAGCAAGATGAAAAAAATCGTTTATTAGCTCAATATAACGAATCAGTTCAATATTTCGAACAAGTCGGGCAGGAGCTTTACGATAAGCTCAAGCAGAAAGAAGAACTACTTGAAGTTCAGGCAAAAAAGTTTAAAAGTGGTTTGGTAATTAGTGAGATTAAATTTTTTCAACAAGCGCTTGAAAGTGTTGAAGTGACAATTGCTAATCTTCAGCGAGACGTCATGTTGGCACGACAGCAGATGAGTATGAGGGAACTGAAACTTCAAGAAAAAAATATTGAGTGCAAAAAGTATGAAAAGCTTAAAGACAAGAGCTATACAAGCTACCTAAAAACTCAGGGTGATGCAGAAAGTAAACAAATGGATGAGATTTCTCTGCAACAGTTTATGCTACACAGAAATTAG
- the fliL gene encoding flagellar basal body-associated protein FliL, translating into MFKNKLVGTMVIILLSLTLIGSIAVIVTLKLTSEPVAEAAPSIDEVIDSSVDIADIKTNLKSNNYISLSFKIQMDSKKAAKELQKREFQVKDIIIKELSEMTAEDFEGKKGLKALEERISKQIDSSMETGHVVKIYTTSKVLQ; encoded by the coding sequence TTGTTTAAAAATAAGTTAGTTGGTACTATGGTTATTATTTTATTGTCTTTGACATTGATTGGAAGTATTGCGGTTATTGTAACGTTAAAGCTAACAAGCGAGCCGGTAGCTGAAGCGGCTCCTTCCATTGATGAAGTGATTGATTCATCTGTTGATATTGCTGATATTAAAACGAATTTAAAAAGCAATAATTATATTAGTCTATCATTTAAGATTCAAATGGACAGCAAAAAGGCAGCTAAAGAATTGCAGAAAAGAGAGTTCCAAGTAAAAGACATCATTATTAAAGAACTATCGGAGATGACAGCTGAGGATTTCGAGGGGAAAAAAGGTTTAAAAGCACTTGAAGAGCGAATTTCCAAGCAAATCGATAGCTCGATGGAGACTGGGCATGTGGTAAAGATTTATACGACCTCCAAGGTTCTACAATAA
- the flgG gene encoding flagellar basal body rod protein FlgG — MLRSMYSGISGMKNFQTKLDVIGNNISNVNTYGFKKGRTTFKDLVSQQIAGASAPGENRGGVNPKQVGLGSQIGTIDTIHTSGSIQPTGRPLDLAISGEGFFTVGTGAGSQVVNDPLYTRAGNFYLDADGNVVTAEGLFLIGETAGGGLGKLQIPNDAKSFSIGQDGTVNYVNAQGTLQTAGRVVLAKFPNNDGLEKVGGNLFSETANSGSVIDGGGFQLNEPGANGTGTLVSSALEMSNVDLSEEFTEMIVSQRGFQANTRIITTSDEILQELVNLKR; from the coding sequence ATGTTACGTTCAATGTATTCTGGAATTAGTGGAATGAAAAATTTTCAAACGAAGTTAGACGTAATTGGTAATAATATTTCAAATGTTAATACCTATGGCTTTAAGAAAGGGCGTACAACATTTAAAGATTTAGTTAGTCAGCAAATAGCAGGAGCGAGTGCACCGGGAGAGAATCGAGGCGGCGTGAATCCAAAGCAGGTAGGCCTTGGATCTCAAATTGGAACAATTGATACGATACATACTTCTGGAAGCATTCAGCCAACCGGTCGGCCACTTGACCTGGCTATTTCAGGAGAAGGGTTCTTTACTGTTGGAACAGGTGCCGGGAGTCAAGTGGTGAATGATCCGCTGTATACAAGAGCTGGAAACTTTTATCTAGATGCAGACGGTAACGTGGTAACCGCAGAAGGGCTCTTTTTGATTGGTGAAACAGCAGGAGGCGGCCTAGGAAAGTTACAAATTCCTAACGATGCTAAAAGCTTTAGTATCGGCCAAGATGGAACCGTGAACTACGTGAATGCTCAAGGCACTTTACAAACTGCTGGTCGAGTTGTTTTAGCAAAGTTTCCGAACAACGACGGTCTTGAAAAAGTCGGAGGTAACCTTTTTTCTGAAACAGCTAACTCAGGTAGTGTAATAGATGGAGGTGGCTTTCAATTAAATGAACCAGGAGCAAACGGAACAGGAACGCTCGTATCAAGCGCTTTAGAGATGTCTAACGTTGACTTATCGGAAGAATTTACAGAAATGATCGTATCCCAGCGTGGTTTCCAAGCAAATACGCGCATCATCACAACTTCTGATGAAATTCTACAAGAGTTGGTCAACTTAAAACGATAA
- the fliH gene encoding flagellar assembly protein FliH yields MSSIIKSIYANHVNDSAKKIEIKPLFSEKNLNNSNGRAVNNENPDKIITEAKEASARLYEEAEARLLEVKQQIKAERQQWENEKVQLYEAEKKKGFNAGYSEGQHAGYQDYIALLEEAQAAVNVAKRDYTDYLSQAEEVILELGFTLAEKVIGQKLQRDNEQGFLSLVKQAIKEVRESKELRIFVAPCHYEMMCENKQQLFDILNGEASLFIYADENLTGENCIIESVYGKLDASVDSQLMELKKKLKLRLMEEKQSESETAYS; encoded by the coding sequence TTGTCTAGTATCATTAAATCTATCTATGCAAACCATGTAAATGATTCAGCCAAAAAAATTGAAATCAAGCCACTATTTAGTGAAAAAAATTTGAACAATTCAAATGGCCGAGCAGTAAATAATGAAAATCCTGACAAAATTATTACTGAAGCAAAAGAAGCATCTGCGCGTCTTTATGAAGAAGCTGAGGCAAGACTACTAGAAGTCAAGCAGCAAATTAAAGCAGAACGCCAGCAGTGGGAAAATGAAAAAGTACAGCTGTATGAAGCGGAGAAGAAAAAAGGTTTTAATGCCGGATATAGTGAGGGGCAACATGCGGGATATCAGGACTATATAGCACTTTTAGAAGAAGCGCAAGCTGCTGTTAACGTGGCTAAAAGAGATTATACTGATTACCTTTCTCAAGCTGAAGAGGTTATATTAGAGCTTGGTTTTACACTTGCTGAGAAAGTCATTGGGCAAAAACTTCAACGTGATAATGAGCAGGGCTTTTTATCACTGGTTAAGCAAGCAATAAAGGAAGTTAGAGAAAGCAAAGAGCTTCGAATCTTTGTGGCACCTTGCCATTATGAAATGATGTGTGAAAATAAACAGCAATTGTTCGATATATTGAATGGAGAAGCTAGTTTATTCATATACGCAGATGAAAATTTAACAGGTGAGAATTGCATTATTGAGTCGGTATATGGAAAGCTCGATGCATCTGTTGATAGTCAATTAATGGAACTAAAGAAGAAATTGAAATTACGTTTAATGGAGGAAAAGCAAAGTGAAAGTGAAACAGCTTATTCCTGA
- the fliY gene encoding flagellar motor switch phosphatase FliY yields MTGDMLSQDEIDALLKGTSSLDPMPSSSNIEESEISKHFTEMERDALGEIGNISFGSSATALSTLLNQKVDITTPYVSLIHKEELKEEFPNPHVAVEVHYTEGISGRNLLVIKQSDAAIIADLMLGGDGKNPGELLDEIKQSAVQEAMNQMMGSAATSMSTIFQKKVDISPPSLDILDLPEGEGANLLEGDDVLVKVSFNLKVGTLIDSNIMQLLSLPFAKGLVNELLNPVAHEEEEDEIIQEAPSQPLENHVSEPLQQEPVMPAAPVNVQPVAFSSFDGNEMPSQPETRNLGMLLDIPLQVTVELGRTKRTVKEILEMSSGSIIELDKLAGEPVDILINSKLIAKGEVVVIDENFGVRVTDIVSQRDRINKLK; encoded by the coding sequence ATGACAGGAGATATGCTTTCTCAAGATGAAATCGATGCATTGTTAAAAGGAACGTCTTCATTAGACCCTATGCCTTCAAGTAGCAACATAGAAGAAAGTGAAATTAGTAAGCACTTTACGGAGATGGAACGCGATGCGCTTGGTGAAATTGGCAATATTTCATTTGGTAGTTCTGCTACTGCGTTGTCAACTTTATTAAACCAAAAAGTTGATATTACAACACCTTATGTTTCATTGATTCATAAAGAAGAATTAAAAGAAGAATTTCCTAATCCGCATGTTGCGGTAGAAGTTCATTATACAGAAGGAATTTCAGGGCGAAATTTACTTGTTATTAAACAAAGTGATGCAGCTATTATTGCTGATTTAATGCTTGGTGGAGACGGAAAAAATCCAGGAGAATTGCTAGATGAAATTAAACAAAGTGCTGTTCAAGAAGCAATGAACCAAATGATGGGCTCGGCAGCCACGTCTATGTCTACGATTTTTCAAAAGAAAGTAGATATTTCACCACCGAGCCTTGACATCTTAGATCTTCCAGAGGGAGAAGGAGCGAACTTACTAGAAGGTGACGATGTCTTAGTTAAAGTTTCATTCAACTTAAAAGTTGGCACGTTAATTGACTCTAATATTATGCAGCTTTTATCTTTGCCTTTTGCAAAAGGATTAGTAAATGAACTGTTAAATCCGGTTGCTCACGAGGAAGAAGAGGATGAAATTATTCAAGAAGCCCCTTCTCAGCCGTTGGAGAATCATGTAAGTGAACCATTACAGCAAGAGCCAGTTATGCCAGCAGCTCCTGTTAATGTTCAACCTGTTGCTTTTTCATCTTTTGATGGAAATGAAATGCCTTCACAGCCAGAAACACGTAATTTAGGTATGTTACTAGATATACCGCTTCAAGTAACTGTTGAGTTAGGGCGCACAAAACGAACTGTTAAAGAAATCTTAGAGATGTCATCAGGATCAATTATTGAACTAGACAAGCTTGCTGGTGAGCCGGTGGACATTTTAATTAATAGCAAGCTGATTGCTAAAGGTGAAGTCGTAGTAATTGATGAAAACTTTGGCGTTCGCGTGACGGATATAGTTAGTCAGCGCGATCGTATTAA
- the fliM gene encoding flagellar motor switch protein FliM — MAGDVLSQNEIDALLSALSTGEMDAQQLKDENTKNRVRSYDFKRALRFSKDQIRSLTRIYENYARLLTTLLSAQLRTITQVSVVSADQIPYEEFVRSVPSMTVLNVMSVEPLDGRVIMEVNPNIAYAMLDRILGGKGEAGNKKIDNLTEIETKLLCNLLDKTLDSMEEAWSSVAVINPAMEEFEVNPQFLQVISPNEIVVVISLSVQIGEETGMINLCIPHVTLEPIISKLSVHYWMQSSKKEPNELEVEQLRTQVQDATVPVVAMLGQTDISIEDFLSLDKGDIIRLDRGVNQPLTVQVGGVPKFSAQPGQLKRKLAIQILNQFKGGTSL, encoded by the coding sequence TTGGCCGGTGATGTATTGTCTCAAAATGAGATTGACGCACTGTTGTCTGCGCTGTCGACAGGAGAGATGGATGCACAGCAGTTAAAAGACGAAAATACGAAAAATCGCGTCAGGTCCTATGATTTTAAAAGGGCCCTACGATTTTCAAAAGATCAAATTAGAAGTTTAACAAGAATCTATGAGAACTATGCGAGACTGTTAACAACATTGCTGTCAGCTCAACTACGCACGATAACACAGGTTTCAGTTGTATCAGCAGACCAAATCCCTTATGAAGAATTTGTTCGTTCGGTTCCGAGTATGACGGTTTTAAATGTCATGTCAGTCGAACCATTGGATGGCAGAGTGATCATGGAAGTAAATCCAAATATTGCATACGCAATGTTAGACCGCATTTTAGGCGGTAAAGGGGAAGCTGGAAATAAAAAAATAGATAACTTAACAGAGATTGAAACCAAACTACTTTGTAATTTGTTAGATAAAACGCTAGATAGTATGGAAGAGGCCTGGAGCTCAGTTGCTGTGATTAATCCAGCAATGGAAGAATTTGAAGTGAACCCACAGTTTTTACAAGTTATATCACCAAATGAGATTGTTGTGGTCATTTCACTAAGTGTACAAATTGGTGAAGAAACAGGCATGATTAACTTATGTATTCCACACGTTACGCTGGAGCCTATTATTTCAAAATTATCGGTGCATTATTGGATGCAGTCATCTAAAAAAGAGCCAAACGAATTAGAGGTTGAACAGCTTCGAACACAAGTTCAAGATGCAACGGTTCCAGTTGTTGCAATGCTAGGGCAAACTGATATATCCATTGAAGACTTCCTTTCCTTAGATAAGGGAGATATTATTCGATTGGATCGAGGGGTTAATCAACCTCTTACCGTTCAAGTTGGCGGCGTGCCAAAGTTTAGTGCACAGCCTGGACAGTTGAAAAGGAAGTTAGCAATTCAAATCTTAAATCAGTTTAAGGGGGGAACGTCGCTATGA
- a CDS encoding flagellar hook-length control protein FliK, with product MKVAMQPMFPVMKDKPKVDTTVVTENPFLFQTMLYGVIETTNNLSESSQPINQPLNNQIMNVASSEDLTEFLALFELHLEEGDGNKIEGEEQSILFKPFMEFIQQLPTSGTKESKLQQLLSSATNLKAHSEDVTLRGNIKNFVKEFQQFFQLLRELVPVEPSQLKTLQEKLQQPEIQPVQFSHKEMNKFIDIITKRIAAARDNHLMPINQLTRIEAGESGDQKNSVDKGAFIPGEMSKLQQLSLHVNTNLPKDMQASKVMKQIQELLVKASFHQNASQTKLVLKLFPERLGSIQIELVQRNHETVARIIASSSQTKDLLDTQLGSLKQTLMNQQVQMDKVEVFHTADQWMANDKEHQEQRHKQEKQTVKDEEDEERNQPFLNSLEEALINYNV from the coding sequence ATGAAGGTAGCTATGCAGCCTATGTTTCCAGTTATGAAGGATAAGCCAAAGGTAGATACTACAGTTGTGACAGAGAATCCTTTTTTATTTCAAACGATGCTATATGGAGTAATTGAAACGACTAATAATCTCAGTGAAAGCAGTCAACCGATTAACCAGCCTTTAAACAATCAAATAATGAACGTAGCTAGTAGCGAAGACTTGACTGAATTTTTGGCGTTGTTTGAGCTTCATTTAGAAGAAGGGGATGGTAACAAGATAGAGGGAGAAGAGCAAAGTATTTTGTTTAAACCTTTTATGGAGTTTATTCAACAGCTCCCTACGAGCGGAACAAAAGAGTCTAAGCTTCAGCAATTGCTTTCCAGTGCTACGAATTTAAAGGCGCACTCAGAAGATGTCACGTTACGGGGAAACATAAAAAATTTTGTTAAAGAATTTCAGCAGTTTTTTCAACTTTTGCGAGAGCTTGTTCCAGTGGAGCCCAGTCAGCTAAAAACACTGCAAGAAAAGCTACAGCAGCCTGAGATACAACCTGTTCAGTTCTCTCATAAAGAGATGAACAAGTTTATCGACATAATTACCAAAAGGATTGCTGCAGCACGTGATAATCATTTGATGCCAATTAACCAATTAACAAGAATAGAAGCTGGTGAGTCAGGTGATCAAAAAAATTCTGTTGATAAAGGGGCGTTTATACCGGGTGAAATGAGCAAGCTGCAACAGCTATCGCTTCACGTAAACACGAATTTACCAAAAGATATGCAAGCATCAAAGGTGATGAAGCAAATTCAAGAGCTACTGGTGAAAGCTTCTTTTCATCAGAATGCCTCTCAAACGAAGCTAGTGTTAAAGCTTTTCCCTGAAAGATTAGGATCGATTCAAATTGAGTTAGTGCAGCGAAATCATGAGACTGTCGCTCGAATTATTGCATCATCTTCTCAAACAAAAGACCTCTTAGATACTCAGCTAGGGTCTTTGAAACAAACGCTGATGAATCAGCAGGTGCAAATGGATAAGGTTGAGGTTTTTCATACAGCTGATCAGTGGATGGCGAACGATAAGGAGCACCAGGAGCAAAGACATAAGCAAGAAAAGCAAACTGTAAAAGATGAAGAGGATGAAGAAAGAAATCAACCTTTTTTGAACTCATTAGAAGAAGCATTAATTAACTACAATGTGTAG
- a CDS encoding flagellar FlbD family protein: protein MVTLTRLNGKQFTLNAIHIEQVESFPDTTITLTNNKKLVVKESVAEVNEKVCAYYQSVNVLGLRRDMEE from the coding sequence ATGGTAACTTTAACAAGATTAAATGGAAAGCAATTTACGCTAAATGCAATTCACATAGAGCAAGTGGAATCCTTTCCTGACACGACCATTACGCTAACAAACAATAAAAAGTTGGTTGTAAAAGAATCAGTTGCTGAAGTGAACGAAAAGGTATGCGCTTATTATCAATCGGTTAATGTGTTGGGTCTGCGACGTGATATGGAGGAGTAA
- the flgD gene encoding flagellar hook assembly protein FlgD encodes MTDAIQSNLYLANQPVQQKQTGSSSLGKDDFLKILITQLQNQDPTSPMEDKEFISQMAQFSTLEQMTNMSTSIEGFLQAVQSESPILKGSELIGKTVSWMDETNKEKEAVVKATSVKDGKLTFMLDDESNTTLTLNDILSVTR; translated from the coding sequence ATGACAGATGCCATTCAATCCAATTTATATTTAGCAAATCAGCCCGTACAGCAAAAGCAAACAGGCTCAAGTTCACTAGGAAAAGATGATTTTTTAAAGATTTTAATTACCCAATTACAAAATCAAGACCCAACTAGTCCTATGGAAGACAAGGAATTTATTTCTCAAATGGCTCAGTTTTCAACACTGGAACAAATGACAAATATGAGCACATCAATAGAGGGATTTTTACAAGCAGTCCAAAGTGAATCTCCAATTTTAAAAGGCAGTGAGCTTATTGGCAAGACAGTTTCCTGGATGGATGAAACGAATAAAGAGAAAGAAGCTGTTGTGAAAGCCACTTCTGTAAAAGACGGTAAGCTTACTTTTATGTTAGATGATGAATCTAATACAACGTTAACTCTTAACGATATTTTATCGGTCACTCGTTAA
- the fliI gene encoding flagellar protein export ATPase FliI — translation MKVKQLIPEIAHLSSFKRYGKVSRVIGMMIESRGPQASIGDVCYIHLKDTCERIQAEVVGFKDEHVILMPYTSVRYIGPGCIVETTEKPLQVKVGAELIGRALDSLGNPLDGTSLPSYLPSVLTEQDPPNPLHRPPISEPIEVGVRAIDSLLTVGKGQRIGIFAGSGVGKSTLMGMIARNTNADVNVIALVGERGREVREFIERDLGSEGLRNSIVVVATSDQPPLLRMKAAYTATSIAEYFRSQGLNVMMMMDSVTRVAMAQREIGLAVGEPPTTKGYTPSVFASLPRLLERTGTTEQGSITAFYTVLVDGDDMNEPIADTVRGIVDGHIVLDRNLANKGQYPAINVLKSISRVMNHIVEENHKISAEKLRLLLSTYIEAEDLINIGAYKRGSSAEIDEAISYYPELISFLKQETNEHPTLTDSVEILKQLFQKGERM, via the coding sequence GTGAAAGTGAAACAGCTTATTCCTGAAATAGCTCATCTCTCTTCGTTTAAACGATATGGGAAAGTTAGCAGAGTCATTGGCATGATGATTGAATCAAGAGGGCCACAAGCTTCAATTGGTGATGTTTGCTACATCCATTTAAAAGATACTTGTGAACGAATTCAAGCAGAAGTGGTTGGATTTAAAGATGAGCATGTCATTTTAATGCCCTATACATCTGTTCGATATATTGGACCTGGCTGCATAGTGGAAACGACTGAAAAGCCTCTTCAAGTAAAAGTAGGAGCTGAATTGATTGGGCGAGCGCTAGATTCCCTAGGTAATCCACTTGATGGAACTAGCTTACCTAGTTATCTTCCTTCAGTACTAACCGAACAGGACCCTCCTAATCCATTGCATCGCCCACCGATTTCTGAACCAATTGAAGTAGGAGTTCGGGCGATTGACAGTTTGCTTACAGTCGGTAAGGGTCAGCGGATTGGAATCTTTGCAGGAAGTGGAGTTGGGAAAAGTACGCTCATGGGAATGATTGCGAGAAATACGAATGCAGATGTCAACGTTATTGCATTAGTAGGAGAACGAGGTCGGGAGGTCCGTGAGTTTATTGAAAGAGACTTAGGTTCGGAAGGATTGAGAAACTCAATCGTCGTTGTCGCGACGTCTGATCAACCTCCGTTGTTACGAATGAAGGCTGCGTATACAGCTACATCGATTGCAGAATATTTCCGAAGCCAAGGGCTTAACGTCATGATGATGATGGATTCCGTTACACGCGTTGCTATGGCGCAGAGAGAAATTGGCTTAGCTGTAGGAGAGCCTCCTACAACCAAAGGATATACGCCGTCGGTTTTTGCTTCACTACCGCGTCTGCTAGAAAGAACAGGTACTACTGAACAAGGCTCTATTACAGCATTTTATACGGTATTAGTTGACGGTGATGATATGAATGAACCAATTGCCGATACGGTTCGAGGAATCGTTGACGGGCATATCGTACTGGACCGGAATTTAGCTAATAAAGGTCAATATCCAGCCATTAATGTGCTCAAAAGTATTAGTCGCGTAATGAATCATATTGTAGAAGAAAATCATAAAATAAGTGCTGAAAAGCTACGGTTACTACTTTCTACATATATTGAAGCGGAAGATCTTATTAATATTGGTGCCTACAAAAGAGGCTCCTCTGCTGAAATCGATGAAGCTATTTCATATTATCCAGAACTTATTTCATTTTTAAAGCAAGAAACGAATGAACATCCGACGCTTACAGATAGCGTAGAGATACTAAAACAGCTCTTTCAGAAAGGTGAACGAATGTGA